The sequence ttatatatataattgactgACTACTATAGATGATACTACACCTATACGTTGACTGAGTGAGTCTATAACACTGTGGGCTGCGTTGCAGTCACTTTCGGGTTAAACAATAAAATGTGATAGGCACAAATTTGACAATTAATCATAGAAGCAAATGAAGAACCAAATCTAGTTAGGGCAGTTGCATATGGTGACATGATGGCACTACAATAAATAATAGCATCCCACAAAATTATATCAAAGGTGACACACCCTTCAAGCAACAAACAATGTCTCATCCTGATTCTTAGAACCCAACAATCTCCACATATTGTATTACATGCAAATACAACTTGAACCCCCCGCTTATAGTGAATGCTTACCCTAGTCGCAATATAAATCTGACTAggtatattattattcttttcgATTTTCTGGTCACAATTCATAGCTAAAGAAACCTTTGCTATCCAACCAAAACAACTTACGTCAatacttttttctctctctctcccgtcAGAAGTCGGCGAATGGATTGACTAAATGAGATATCGGATTTATACAATGaactctattttcttttctgttttcaaTGTTTCACATAGATCATAATCCTTAGTTACATGTTGCACTTGGACTTCTAGTCCGGTAAAAAGGTAATGTTTTTTGGGCAAAAAAGGTAATAGTTTTAGTAAGTACTACTACTGTTACGCCAATCctatatttgatataataagGTTTTAATCAAAACGTAGATAATCCTCTCTCATGATTTTCGGTTTcaattttaatcattaattaagTTGATCTCAACCGTCCACGTGGATGAATGGAGGGAGCATCGAACGATTTGGATTTGTTCCGCTTTGAAGTCGGTTAATTAGTGTGATCatctttatataaacaaactcAGTCGTacgaaagcaaacaaaacgGTACAACAACAATGGGAGGAGATAGAGATGCCAAGAGACAGAAGACGACGGAGATGGACAACAAGGTAGAGGAGAAGGTCGAGAAGACGGAGACGGCGAAGGTCGACAACAACAAGAATGAAGAATCAGCAGGATCCGTCGATTTCGAAGAACTACGTGACGATCTCTTCCGTGAAGCAGCAAAACTTGTCTCCGACGATCCCTCCACCAAAATCGCCATCTTCTTcactcctccttcttcttcttcccagtCGGACGTATCTATGTACTCCTTTGGCCATCCCTCTGTCGATGGCGTTGTTAAAACTTTCCTaaaggatgaagaagacgaggatgatgcggaggaagaggatgatgatgatgcggaggaagaagatggcTCGTCGCAAGGGTTTTGGTGGGAGGATAAGAAGCTACTCGAGTCGACGAATCCGGAAGAGTTACAAGCCGCGTATGATAGGATGGTGAGGCTGAGGGACCGTATGGTTCTCCAAATAGACGACGAAGCCAAATTGAAACTAGCTCATGATTCTGGGAATCAGCAGgaggatcttcttcttcccaacgACAAAGAAGCTCAACCCAAACCCTAAGGCGGCTGATGCATTTCCAAGTCTACTTGCCCCGTAATTatagcttttaaaaaaaaaattatattcgtAATAGGAGTTTCGATTCGAGATTAGGTTAATTTCTAATCATCTTATcgcttggtttttttttttaacatcaatgAATCTTGTCTTATGGTTTCATTTTAACATCAATGAATCTTATCTTATGGTTTCATTTTAACATCAATGAATCTTATGGCTTCCAATTATCCATTGTTGTTTTCTATACATATATGCTTAAGAAACATAGAATTCGGAAATCATATTTTCATTCACATTAGAGAGGGATGTGAAAAGAAACAACGAGTATTGAATGTCTTTAGTTCTCTCTTAACACCAATGGTTCCTTTAAAAGGTTTGTGTCGGGTTTCACTTCAGCGTATGATGATGAGTTTTTAGCGCTACTCCTTCTCCATAAGCTTGTATTATTGCTGCTTTCTTCAACATTTGTGGGTGGTGTCTGGACGTGATGAAGACAAACTTGGACTGCATCATGTACTCTCACGTAGAACCATTCCCTGCCAATAAGCTCCACAATGCCTGATCTTGCCAGAATCAATAGAACCTCTTTGTTCGGGTTCGATATCGCAAGCTGGCTCCATTGACAAATATAANNNNNNNNNNNNNNNNNNNNNNNNNNNNNNNNNNNNNNNNNNNNNNNNNNNNNNNNNNNNNNNNNNNNNNNNNNNNNNNNNNNNNNNNNNNNNNNNNNNNNNNNNNNNNNNNNNNNNNNNNNNNNNNNNNNNNNNNNNNNNNNNNNNNNNNNNNNNNNNNNNNNNNNNNNNNNNNNNNNNNNNNNNNNNNNNNNNNNNNNNNNNNNNNNNNNNNNNNNNNNNNNNNNNNNNNNNNNNNNNNNNNNNNNNNNNNNNNNNNNNNNNNNNNNNNNNNNNNNNNNNNNNgtttttttttttttttttttttttccaaataagGAACAAGAATGATGGTTTCAGGTTCGCACCTGAATGTCTCTTGTTTTATACTCCTCGTACAATTTTTTAATTGCTTCTACGGCGCTTGAGTCTATGTATGTGACAGCTGCGTTACATCCCAAAACCATTATCGATTAAGCATCTCCTATACGTAAGGTTCAAAAAACGTTGGACTTACGAGACAATTCCAGGATAACAAAGTATATCCTCTCCAAATCTGGCCCCTTGTTTGTGCGTTTGTCGATAGCTACTTCATATTCTCGTAGCCTGCAGTTTTGATACACGGTGTTGTTTTCTTAACTCACAAAAAAATGTGGATCATAACACAAGGCGCGATTCAGGAACCAAATGTCAATTTCACCTGTCCTTGATATAGCTTATGTTGGCAAAATATATGGGAGCATCGATTCGAACAATCACAATCCCGTTGTAAGTGTATGCTTCTGGATACTGCTTTATGTTTCTGTATACAGTGGTCCCTGGAAGACGCCCCAAGACAGCTGCCAACTCATTTGTGATGAAATTGTAATCAAGAAGATGAGTTTAAAGCCattccaagaaacaaaacactGAAATTTAGACAGAGACACATAAACTTATTTTACCGATATGAGGGTTTGCAGACTCGTGGATAACAAATGCAAGTGAAACACCAACCTGAAATTCCAAGCATTGCAACTCTGTGAGTCCTTAAAGAGCGTTGCACGGTTCATATAAATTATCTTACTTTTCAACTATCACTCCTTCATATAACAACGAGATATGATCTGCTGAAGAAATAAAGTTAAGTGAATCTGAACATACTCACACCAATGAGGACCCCAATCTCTATTCCAAAGAACAAAGTGGTGGTGCTAGTGATGGTCCAGAGAGTAAAATCTCTCTTGTCCACACGCCACAGAAAGATTGCCCCTTCATAGTCCACCTAATGGTAAGCCATCCAGAAAGAGTAAATGTGAATATTTATCGCTCAATAACCAACGGCAGCAGTACACATGCCAGATTCTTTCGGGTGGGTTGATTTGAACTTACCAAGCCACTAACTGCAGATATCACTATTGCTGCTAAAGCGCactaaaaatttgagaaacagGAAGGAGTTAGAAGCCATATTTCAGTTCAGTATTCTTCAGAGTTtcagattttaagaaatttcaTGTGAAGTAGAAGAAAAGATCCTAGATTTACCTGTGGTATATACTTAAACATTGGGGTCAAGAACAATAGAGAACATCCAATGATGGCTCCTGTTATAAGGCCTGATAGGCCAGTCTTAGCTTCACTTTCGCTATTCACCGCCGACCTAGAAAAGGATCCTATATATGATACATAAAGGAAAGCATTAGCAGATTCATCAAATTTAGGCTATAACTGAGAAGTTAATATCATCACTTATTTTTTGAAGTTATTAAGGAAAAAGAACACACATTACATTTACTGGTTATGGCTATGCTCATCTCAAGAGTTAAGATAAACATACCTGTAGTCGGATACGCAGAAAATAATGACCCAAATATATTTGCAACACCAAGACCAAACAACTGTCATGTTACGGGAGAAATAGTTAGAACTCTCAAGGACCATGAAATGTTGAGATTAAAAGAACCAAGTACAACAACAAGTTTTAAGGAATCAATTGGGCTAGTACTTAACTTTCGTTATTCTTATAGGGTTAATACCTCTGAATTTGAATCCAACTCGTATCTATTTCTTGCAGCGAGTGCTTTCGCAATGCCTACAGATTCCTGGATAAAAATCAAACTAGCACATCAGAAAACAGGAAACATGCGCAAACTGCAGCTAAACTAAATCAAGAAACTcgctcttttgtttctcaagaaGTCAGATTACTCCATGTCTTAAGCTATATCCATCCATTGACAATATTCATGATTTAGGTTCAGCTGCACTTCGCATAAGTCCACAAGGAAGAAGTTAGTGACGATGATGTCTCACCAAGATGGCAACACCAGTAATGAGAGCCGCTGTTGGAAGCAATAATTTTGCATGATCAAAACTGTTTGGGAATGAAAACTCTGGAAGGCCCTGAGGTATATCTCCCACCTGAGAAATCCTATAAACTTAGCAATTACTGCAAACACAACAACATATGAAGCTTCAATGAGGAAAAGTATAAGCATATTCGATTTTTTAGCAATCTGACCAGCGAGATGAAAGGTGGATGGAACACTTTTGCAATTGTTGTACCAAGAGCAAGCCCTGTGAGTGGTCCTGCTGCTCGTACAAACTGAagttctttctttgcttttcccTGTAGTGAAACACAATGCCTTAGCATTATGAAAGTAAAGGAAAGCAGGAACTATCTTGCTAACACAGGGAAGAAAAAGGCTGGTACCACATGCTTCATTACTAAAAGGATGATAAGAATGGTAGATCCCAACAAGAAAGGTGGCCACTTAAActgcaaaacagaaaaatagATAATATTATGCAAGTAGAGGTATGTTGAACCACAAAGAATTGCAACCCCAAAATGAATCTTCAGACCAATATCTCTAGTAAAATTGAGGAAGACGAAAAACGAAAATAACAGTCTAGATCAGACTGATACATACCAGTTTAAagacattaagaaaaaaagaacagagtATCTAAATGTCAGCTCAGACAAAGTTTCACCTGATCAGCTCCAGCAATAATACTCTCAATTAAAGGCACAATCTTGCTGCTCCGAGAAACGCTATATCCCAGGAAGTATTTTAATTGGGATAACCCAATCACAACAGCTGAAGCAGTTGTAAATCCAGATATGACTGAGTGACTTATGAAACGAGTAAGCCATCCAAGCCTGGAGTTGGACAAAAACAAACGAACGACTTGCTTGTTCTAACACACTACAATAAACACACGACTTTCTTGCACAAGTAAGCTATAGAAAGACTATATAATTACCTCAAGAACCCCATGATGCACTCAAATATTCCAACGAGAAGAGCCAACAAAATGGCAAGCTCAGTGTATAACTCTTCAGATGGATCAGCAATACCACTCAAGGCATTAGAAACTAGAAGGGATACTAATGCTACAGGTCCAACTGCAAGCTGACGGGATGAACCGAACACAGCATACACAAATACCGGCACAAACGAGGAGTCTGCATCAAAACAAGATTAATAACTAAAAGCAAAAGGTGGGAGTAGCTTTAGTATCACAATGATGACTTCATAAAAAGGGTTTGTATCACAATGAACTCACATAGACCGTATATTGGTTGAAGCCCAGCTAACCTTGCATACGACATTGCCTGCtcaaatccataaaaaaaaaaaaaaaatcaaaagttattATAGTTCCTGTGATTCAGGGCAAatagaaccaacaaaaccaaaaaaaaaagaaaacagttagTATATGAAGCCATAGAGAATGCAGAAATAGAAAATTACCTGAGGAACAAGCATGATACCGACGGTGATACCAGCCATAAGATCAAGCTTAAAGTATTGTTGCCAACGGTAAGTCCGAATCCAAAGGAAGCAAGGAAAAATCGTATCAATCCAGTCGAAGAACGTCATACGCTTGATCTTCTCCGTCCATCGggagaagaaaatattgaagGGAACTGAGTGATGACAGAGCGGATTAGAAGAGGTGGAATCGGGATGCTGGAGAGGGATGACTTTAACCGGAATCGCCGGAGGTGAAGAGGATGAAGCGGTGGAGAAATCCTTGACGGCGACGGACATCGGAATAGGTGGAAGGATAGAAAGAATGAGATCAACGTGAAGAAGAGGGAGTACGTATCTATCACTGATTGTAgcatgaagaaacagagaagcgTAGTTCCAGTTTGTGATGGATAAGGACGAAAAGGCGGCTACGTTCATTATGAATCTTAACTTATATTAATCAATGCTTAAATTATATGATTGCGTGTCTTCGTAAATCAGTATGTTTACTATTTTTAGTATACACCTTTGACTCCACTGTTCTAAAATTCGTTCATTTTCATAACTAGATTATCTCATTAAACTAGGTGGTTGGTTTTATGAATGATGAGTTCGTATGTTTTCAACCTTGTGTGCTCTTCACTCTCCATATAAAAAAACACTGGACTCATATTTGCAGTCTGCAGATGTGTGCTGGTCGGTATTGCTAACATTGGTTTATTCCACGTACTTCAAATGAAACAATATTAAATCCATCTAGTAACCCATTTTTACCCAAACAAACTCATTTTCCATCTTACCTCTACAGTAACGTGAATACTGAGTTGTGGACGCAAAAGATGCTTAATACCAAGAGTATATACCGGTTCAGAGGAGAAACAAggcatatataatatatactaatacATGTTGCTGGTATTGGAGCTCGACCAACATTGGCACAGAAGATACCTGACTTTATCTCACTTAGGCAAGGACGTAGGAAGCTCTCTAGCGTTGCCTTAGAGGTCTCTGTAAAACATGTGTTGCGGTTTGTATTTGTcttagaaagaagagaaaaaaaaattgagtgaGGAGTGTGAAGAGCCTTACCCTTGGTTCATTGTTGGCTTCACGCTGTTGTCTGCTACTTCTAGTATCTCTGTCTACATCAGCCTCAGGCTTGTCATGCTTATAAAATGCTTCTAAGGCTCTTCTCACAAATGGGCGGACTATGTTCACTTCCATTGCCGATACATTAGAGATCTACATTCTCAAATTACGGATATTCTTATTATTGGAATCACTTTAGAGAGAGGTAATGAGTTATAGGTAACGGCAAGAAGAagccatagaaaaaaaaaacaattaccttTACTGCAGATGTACCTTGAAATGATCCTAAGTTAGTCTCAAGTTTGTGAAGCCGCACATCTCTGATATCCTCAACCAGGGATCTCACCTATACAAATATCATCAACAGCTGTAAACACTTCGAAGACTCAAAACACATGGTCAGAATGGAAGACAAAACCCAGCAGATGTACGAAATTACCATATATTTGTCTGGAATATCGTCATGTGCACTGCCAAGAgtgagattttaaaatactcatCAGCAAATCCGGATGCTATAAATGCAAGGGGGGAgtcaagaaacaagaagagtCAAAGAACCTACTGGTCAAAAAGTAGTCGGGCAATTTCCACGTAACTAAATGGTAATGCCTGAAAAGTCGACTGAGACTCCCGTTCTGCTTCCAAGATCTGAGTCAAATTGTCTAGTTCACAATCaaagaagcaacaacaacagttaACACTTGAGCATCTACTTTCCCTTTTAACATTGAAATTTTTATCTGCTAaatgtgcattttttttttgtcttaccAACAGACATCCATCCCGGAGGCCGGAAAGAGCATTTTCCTCTCCTCTTCAGTGCCACTGCAAGCCACAGAGGCACCTTGGTCGGAATCTGAGGAATGAACCGACCGAAATCCCCCTGTCATATTAGTTCACATATTAATCACATGGTTACCCAAAAAGGTTTCGATGGGAGTGGATGGACTgtataaaaacaagaaagattatTATTACACTGATGAAATTGAGTTGCTCCATGTTCATATTGGGAACAATCTCCACAAGTTCGTCCTCTGCCATAAACTCAACCTGGTATAAATAGCTAACCAATTATACCATTGCAGACAGTATATGGAGGAACACAAACAAGcatagaagagaagaagaacctcTTGTGGAGAAAATAGTGAGATATGAGGATCAGTCTGGCCCGCCATGGTTGTATCTAAATAAAATCTCAGCTTTCCGATCTAAATTGAAATACAAACAATTGTATAAGATTACTAATCTGTGGGATAAATACACAAGAAGTACAGAGAAGGCAGAGAAactctgataaaaaaaaaaaagcagagttAAAACAAAGCTGAAGAAGTTTCAAAATTATCAAAGGAAGTAAAAACTAGCTCGTCTCAGTAGCCCAAAAACAAAAGGGTTGAAAATTATCATTCGTTGAGACATTTAATCAAACACCTTGTCTACACGA comes from Camelina sativa cultivar DH55 chromosome 19, Cs, whole genome shotgun sequence and encodes:
- the LOC104765017 gene encoding probable sulfate transporter 4.2 isoform X2, which translates into the protein MNVAAFSSLSITNWNYASLFLHATISDRYVLPLLHVDLILSILPPIPMSVAVKDFSTASSSSPPAIPVKVIPLQHPDSTSSNPLCHHSVPFNIFFSRWTEKIKRMTFFDWIDTIFPCFLWIRTYRWQQYFKLDLMAGITVGIMLVPQAMSYARLAGLQPIYGLYSSFVPVFVYAVFGSSRQLAVGPVALVSLLVSNALSGIADPSEELYTELAILLALLVGIFECIMGFLRLGWLTRFISHSVISGFTTASAVVIGLSQLKYFLGYSVSRSSKIVPLIESIIAGADQFKWPPFLLGSTILIILLVMKHVGKAKKELQFVRAAGPLTGLALGTTIAKVFHPPFISLVGDIPQGLPEFSFPNSFDHAKLLLPTAALITGVAILESVGIAKALAARNRYELDSNSELFGLGVANIFGSLFSAYPTTGSFSRSAVNSESEAKTGLSGLITGAIIGCSLLFLTPMFKYIPQCALAAIVISAVSGLVDYEGAIFLWRVDKRDFTLWTITSTTTLFFGIEIGVLIGVGVSLAFVIHESANPHIAVLGRLPGTTVYRNIKQYPEAYTYNGIVIVRIDAPIYFANISYIKDRLREYEVAIDKRTNKGPDLERIYFVILELSHSSAVEAIKKLYEEYKTRDIQLAISNPNKEVLLILARSGIVELIGREWFYVRVHDAVQVCLHHVQTPPTNVEESSNNTSLWRRSSAKNSSSYAEVKPDTNLLKEPLVLREN
- the LOC104765016 gene encoding DNA replication complex GINS protein PSF2 — encoded protein: MAGQTDPHISLFSPQEVEFMAEDELVEIVPNMNMEQLNFISGDFGRFIPQIPTKVPLWLAVALKRRGKCSFRPPGWMSVDNLTQILEAERESQSTFQALPFSYVEIARLLFDHAHDDIPDKYMVRSLVEDIRDVRLHKLETNLGSFQGTSAVKISNVSAMEVNIVRPFVRRALEAFYKHDKPEADVDRDTRSSRQQREANNEPRRPLRQR
- the LOC104765017 gene encoding probable sulfate transporter 4.2 isoform X1 → MNVAAFSSLSITNWNYASLFLHATISDRYVLPLLHVDLILSILPPIPMSVAVKDFSTASSSSPPAIPVKVIPLQHPDSTSSNPLCHHSVPFNIFFSRWTEKIKRMTFFDWIDTIFPCFLWIRTYRWQQYFKLDLMAGITVGIMLVPQAMSYARLAGLQPIYGLYSSFVPVFVYAVFGSSRQLAVGPVALVSLLVSNALSGIADPSEELYTELAILLALLVGIFECIMGFLRLGWLTRFISHSVISGFTTASAVVIGLSQLKYFLGYSVSRSSKIVPLIESIIAGADQFKWPPFLLGSTILIILLVMKHVGKAKKELQFVRAAGPLTGLALGTTIAKVFHPPFISLVGDIPQGLPEFSFPNSFDHAKLLLPTAALITGVAILESVGIAKALAARNRYELDSNSELFGLGVANIFGSLFSAYPTTGSFSRSAVNSESEAKTGLSGLITGAIIGCSLLFLTPMFKYIPQCALAAIVISAVSGLVDYEGAIFLWRVDKRDFTLWTITSTTTLFFGIEIGVLIGVGVSLAFVIHESANPHIAVLGRLPGTTVYRNIKQYPEAYTYNGIVIVRIDAPIYFANISYIKDRLREYEVAIDKRTNKGPDLERIYFVILELSPVTYIDSSAVEAIKKLYEEYKTRDIQLAISNPNKEVLLILARSGIVELIGREWFYVRVHDAVQVCLHHVQTPPTNVEESSNNTSLWRRSSAKNSSSYAEVKPDTNLLKEPLVLREN
- the LOC104765018 gene encoding uncharacterized protein LOC104765018 translates to MGGDRDAKRQKTTEMDNKVEEKVEKTETAKVDNNKNEESAGSVDFEELRDDLFREAAKLVSDDPSTKIAIFFTPPSSSSQSDVSMYSFGHPSVDGVVKTFLKDEEDEDDAEEEDDDDAEEEDGSSQGFWWEDKKLLESTNPEELQAAYDRMVRLRDRMVLQIDDEAKLKLAHDSGNQQEDLLLPNDKEAQPKP